CTACGGGTTGCCTTTAGCCTTTCTCCTTGGAAACAACGCGATAAATACCGTTATCTATTGCTGGACATGAAAAAGGGAGTTTCCCTGATTCATGACCTGCCCGAAGGATTCCCCGCGTCTGTAAGCTGGCCTGCATATGATGCAGTTCGCACCGATGAAGACATCTGGAGAGATTTCCCGCAGATCTCCCCGCCCCTGCGCAAAAGGTTGGAATCACTATCTGAAGAGGATGGGCGCGCACTGCTGCTTCGTCTGGAAAAAGGCATCAGCAACATGTTCTATATTTCCGAGAAGAAAGGTGAGCTTGCCCCGCCGCGCGTATGGGCAAATTCCGAAAAAAACGAACAGACATACAATTCAGCCATAGAAGCTGCTTCCGCTTACGGAGAAAAGGTCCTGTTCCCGGTTATGGAACGTATGGAAAATGCTGAGCAACGCAGCACTCTTAAATCAGGCAGAAAGAAATTTAAAAAGATTTTCCAGCGTATTGAGCAGGAAGAGGATCGCTTACGCAAGCTGCAATCCCGCAAGATCGAAGCAGAAGCTCTGCAAGCGGAAATGTATCGCCTAAAGGATTTACGCGAACTGGACAAAGTTACGGTCAACCATCCTGAACACGGAGAGATGGAAGTAAAGCTGGACCCGCTACTGACTCCTGCCGAGAATATGGAAAAGATTTTCCGCTTCGCGGCCAAAGCCCAGCGCGGCTTTAAACATATGGAGCGGCGCAGACAGGAAGTGGAAGCCGAGCATGAGCAATTCCTAAAAGAAAACCTGATGCCCTCTTCCAGCAAAGACAATAAAAAGAAAAACGTCGAGATACCTAAAAAGTACAAGAACATCGCAGCGGCCCTGTTTATTTCTTCCGATGGATTCCTCATGATTCGTGGTAAAAACAGCAAGGCCAACCACGAAATACTGAGCAAGGTATCTTCAGTCTTCGACTACTGGTTCCACGTTCAGGGGGGACCCGGCTCACATGTTGTGCTCAAACGCGACCATCCCAGTCAGGAAGTGCCGGAACAGACCCTGCGTGAAGCAGCTGTCCTGGCAGCGCTTAAAAGCTACCGTACCAATGACTCCAAAGCGGACGTCATGTGCGCGCTGGTCAAAGATGTGCGCAAGGTAAAAGGCTGGGCACATGGACAGGTTGCCGTAGACAGCGTGCTGCAAAACCTGCACGTCGATATAGATCCGTCACTGGAAGACAAACTGGCTAAGAAATAATGCCTACCGGCGGTCCCTGCCGGGGCCTTAAACCATTTTGGAAAATGGTTTAAGAATCCCAAAAATTTTTATCGAGGCTTCGCCGCTTCGCATTAAGAATTATCCAAAAACATGGCCCGCAATATTTATATTGCGGGCCATGTTTTTAGATTTGCTTTTAGGCATCAACACTAAGCCGTCCGGGAAATTCCTTCAAGCATGGCAAGCACTGTATTCTGTTCCTGTTCAAATCTGTTAGCTACGCTTTTTTGAACCCTTTCTGTTGATGATGAAAACTGCCCTTTGCGTTCTCCGTAAATCTCTTTAACCAGATCAGCGGGGAACCCTTTGCTTTCAGCATTGGCTGCCAGCTTATCGATAGCTTTGGAAATTAAACGTGAAGCTCCTGTAGGACCATGCTGTACTGATGTTGACCAAAGCACTTCCCGCACCGGAGCAGGCAGGGAATTAACATCTATTCCGGTATTTTCAAGAATCATCTTCGCAGCGGGATCGTAGTGACTACCCTGAATAAAATCGTGCTGTAATTTTTCAAAACCGCTGGGATCAGCATCTGCAATCAGCTTCCAGAGATCAGGCATTGCGCCAGACTTCGAACCGGTATCAGCCGGCCCTGCTCCGAGCAGCTTATCAGCTATTTCAGGGGCCTTGTCCTTAAGGAACTGAATAAATTTATCCATTGTCCCGGTCTTTGATGCTATTTGATACTTCCCATATGAAGTGCCGCCTACCCGGTCATAACCGATGGCGGCAACTCCCTTGGAACCCGACTCAAATCTTGCGGAAAGATCACCGGACACAATCGGCATGTCCATTTTTTTGACAGCAACATCTTGGGTTGCAACCGGGTTGGCCCGATATTGATTAAGATTATGTTTCCGGGCAGAACCTTGCAAACCTTTAATGGAGTTCAATGCACTTAATGCTTCCAGCATGAGCAGGTCATTCATAACGCCCATGTCCATATTATTGGACATTTCATCGCTGGAACCGTCCGAGAACATCTTGTTTGCCATCATCATTTCCATGTCAAATGCCCCGGCCTGCCCTTTCATGGCGGCAAGGTTGGGTGCCGAATTTCCGGGTTTGCCGGAAACATTCCCCAGCATTTTCATCATCGCGGCAATATCATTGGTCACATTATTCATGGCTTCCCTCTGTCAAAATAATAACTGTTCCCCATGATGTTTGCACCTAGTGTACCAACCTCTTTCCCTGAAACTGGCGCAAAGAAAAAGGGCTCTCCCTACGATTCTAGGAAGAGCCCTTAATTGTTAGAAAAACAAGCTCAGCAATCTTAATCGTCCTTACCATCGTTAATGAGAAAAAGTTCTCTTTTTTTCTTTTCAAAAACAACTGCGGCCCTGAATGCGGAAACGGCGAGGGCTAAAATACTCAGGATAAGGATCAAACCTTTCTGGAATTCCCACTTCTGCCGAATAATCATGTCGACAACAAAATTCGGAGGGAAATTGTTCGAATAGTAAATCAGCATAGGGATGCAGAGCAGGGCCAACCCAAGGAAAATAACCTCCAGCCAGATAAAACTCCTGCCCAGCAGCATGATAAATAATGTTGAATCTCGAATAACACGGAGAGTAACCAACCGCTTTCTGAGCTTCTTCAGTCGTTGATCAATACGATCCAGATAGCGTTGTGTCTTGCGGAAAGTCTCCGCAACATTAAGCTGTTGGGTTTTAATCCAATATATTTTGTCGGCGCAATAGTTGAAATCACCGTTAAATTCAGTCAGCAGCTTTGGAAAAGGAAACCATGAAGCCTCACGCTGAACATCAAGCAACTCTTCACGATTGATTTCCAGCTTTTTGTTGATCACCTTGATTTCGTATTCGACACGTTTTTCAATTTCTTCCGTAAGTCTGGCAATACCGGCTGTGAGCTGACGAAAGGCAACGTAGTTTTTGATCTTTGTCAGTTTGTTCATGCGATCCATAAACCGGGAAGCTTCATCAGCGAATTCGTGACCTTCTTCAAACCACTGCGCAATATCGGCAGAAAGCGTATCCATGCCTGCGGCAACTTCTTTGGCCTCGGCCTCTGCAATATCCCAGAGTTTTCCCATTTCCTGAAGCACTGTCAGGCGCCCGCGATCCAACTCAGGGTCGATCGCTAGTCGGTTAAAATAGTGGGGATCTTTCTCGACAATCTCCTGAAAAGAAGAAATAGCCTGTTCTGCGAATCCCATCTTTACCATACAAACCGCCCGGCGGTACTGCGGCTCCAGCCACTCAGGACATCTTCCCTGCGCCCTTCTATAAATATCGCTGGCCTCTCCGAATCCACCAAGAATTTCCTTCATCCGTCCCTGCAGATATATAAAATACCCCTGTTGCAAAGGCGAATAGCAAAGCCTTTCAGCCTCCTGCCAATAAAAATAAGCCTGCTCCTGATTCCCCATTTCAAGCTCATAAAAAGCCATAAGGGACCGGGGCTGATAACTGCGGCTAAAACGGATCATGGCATTTTTAATCAGGGTTTCGGC
Above is a genomic segment from Maridesulfovibrio sp. containing:
- a CDS encoding NFACT RNA binding domain-containing protein codes for the protein MDAHFFRALTGELEENLKGRRVEKIFAPAEGVWTFTLQSKGGKEYLLFRPAKSVGLLFISKVKPINPASPPAQVMWLRKRLAGRRLFESHHDWINLRVAFSLSPWKQRDKYRYLLLDMKKGVSLIHDLPEGFPASVSWPAYDAVRTDEDIWRDFPQISPPLRKRLESLSEEDGRALLLRLEKGISNMFYISEKKGELAPPRVWANSEKNEQTYNSAIEAASAYGEKVLFPVMERMENAEQRSTLKSGRKKFKKIFQRIEQEEDRLRKLQSRKIEAEALQAEMYRLKDLRELDKVTVNHPEHGEMEVKLDPLLTPAENMEKIFRFAAKAQRGFKHMERRRQEVEAEHEQFLKENLMPSSSKDNKKKNVEIPKKYKNIAAALFISSDGFLMIRGKNSKANHEILSKVSSVFDYWFHVQGGPGSHVVLKRDHPSQEVPEQTLREAAVLAALKSYRTNDSKADVMCALVKDVRKVKGWAHGQVAVDSVLQNLHVDIDPSLEDKLAKK